The region TATCGACTTCAAGAACAAAGTGCGCGGACTCTTCTACGGGACCAATGCGTATCAGGCTAATTCACCGGTGGAGCTGGAGCTGGTCTTCGAGCAAGGGACTCTGCAGCAGCGCCGGGACAGCCTCTATCTGTGGAAGAATGGTCAGGAGACGCTGCTCTATGAGCCGCAGAGCATCAGCAGCGGAGGGAAATCCTACTGGGGCAGCGGACATTCACGGTTAATTCATGACTTCTACGACCATATCCGTGAAGGCCGCAGGTTCTGGATTGACGGTGCGGAGGGCATCAAGGCGCTCACTCTGATTGCAGAGATCTATAAGTCCTCGGGGAGCCGGAATCTGGTTCCTCAGGTCTAGTATTCATCAACTGGCTGATGCCGGAATATAGGCTGTCTCTTAGGCAGAGTTTTGCTTAAGGGATAGCCTTATTTGTGTTAGCCGTTATAGCTTAATCGCAAGCCAGCAAGCTTCAATGGTCTGCTGAATCTGCTGTTCGTTAAGCGGATACTTTCCGTCCAAATAGCCTTTGATCACAGCAATTAATATTCCGTAGATCAGCTGATAGCACAGGCATACATTCATTTCCCGGATGATTCCCTGCCGCTGGCCTTCTTCAATGATGGAGAAAATCTCTAAGGTGGAGGGAGCGGGTGTGTTCCGCAAATCCTCTGAAATATAGGGCGAAGAGCAATAGTTCTCTGTGAAATCAACCTCTTTGGGGTAGTGAAGCGAGTAGGTGGCTGTATTCTTCAGGAGACTCTTCACACGCTCGTAGATTGTTAACCCGGGATCATAGCCGTTCATGACGAACTCATTTTTATGTATGCGGACCTTTTGGTACAGCTCATTGACCAGTTGCTCTTTGTTCTCAAAATAGTGGTAGAATGTGCTGGAGCCGACATTGGCTCTCTTGAATATTTTGGCAAAAGTAACAGATTGTAAGCCCTCTTCAGTAATCAAATCAAGGGTTGCCTGAAGAATATCATCGCGTTTACCCATCATTACACCTCATTAGCGGAAAAATCATTCTATAAAATAGTACATCCCCTGCAAGGAATTGTCAATTAACAGAATATGTATTCCGCCTTAAAGTATCAAAAAGATAGATTTTGTGGTGAAACAGACAATAGAAAAGCTATATTCTAGTCATTATTCTGCAAAAAGGAATTTCCATTCCGAACATACTTGAAGTTTAATTATTCTCTTTCTGAACTATCAATAGAATAAATATTCTATTTCTAAAGTTTATCTATGGGCAATCAGTCCTAGCGATCAAATTGACTTTCAGGTTATTAGGCTTTATCTTCAGTACAGGATGTAACATGAGTCACTAGATGAGAGACAGGGAGTGGGAGGATGGCTATGGAACAGGCAATGTTTGCCGGAGGCTGCTTCTGGTGTATGGTTACACCGTTCGAAGAGCTGCCCGGCATTCACGGAATTGTATCAGGTTACGCCGGAGGAACGGTAGATAACCCTACTTATGAGCAGGTGAAGACAGGGACAACCGGTCACTACGAGGTAGTGCAGATCACTTATGATCCGGAATTATTCCCTTATGAGCGTCTGCTTGAGCTATTCTGGCCGCAGATTGACCCGACGGATGACGGCGGACAGTTTCAGGACCGGGGAACGCAGTACCGCACGGCGGTATTCTATTATACGGAAGAGCAGCGGCTGGCTGCACTGGCTTCCCGGGAGCAGGTGGCGGTTAGCGGCCGTTTCGAGCTTCCGGTAGTGACAGAGATTCTGCCTGCGCCGGTGTTTTATCCGGCAGAAGACTATCATCAGGACTATCACAAGAAGAATCCGAAGCACTATAAAGAGGACCGCGAGCAGTCCGGGCGGGATACCTTTATTTCGCAGCATTGGGAGTAGCGAATAAGATGTTGAAGCGTAAAAAAGCCTTTAATAACCAGGCGTCTGGGAATTAAGGGCTTTTTGCTATTTTTGCAGCACCAAACCAAAATATGGGAACCAAAATCCGAAATTCTGTGCCTACTAAATAGTTACCAGAGCTACTATAATCATATTTGTAAACGGATACAGAAATGCCAATATCATTCAGGAGGAATGTTAGGATGTCCAAAAA is a window of Paenibacillus sp. FSL H3-0469 DNA encoding:
- a CDS encoding TetR/AcrR family transcriptional regulator → MMGKRDDILQATLDLITEEGLQSVTFAKIFKRANVGSSTFYHYFENKEQLVNELYQKVRIHKNEFVMNGYDPGLTIYERVKSLLKNTATYSLHYPKEVDFTENYCSSPYISEDLRNTPAPSTLEIFSIIEEGQRQGIIREMNVCLCYQLIYGILIAVIKGYLDGKYPLNEQQIQQTIEACWLAIKL
- the msrA gene encoding peptide-methionine (S)-S-oxide reductase MsrA yields the protein MEQAMFAGGCFWCMVTPFEELPGIHGIVSGYAGGTVDNPTYEQVKTGTTGHYEVVQITYDPELFPYERLLELFWPQIDPTDDGGQFQDRGTQYRTAVFYYTEEQRLAALASREQVAVSGRFELPVVTEILPAPVFYPAEDYHQDYHKKNPKHYKEDREQSGRDTFISQHWE